The following are from one region of the Georgenia sp. M64 genome:
- a CDS encoding GDSL-type esterase/lipase family protein — MGEGQLRICVIGDELTAGTGDARGLGWVGRVMARTTTEEPAFVAQLAVPGESSTALSARWETECRRRFGAHTDNRLVIGLGSTDLDEGLSLARSRLNLANILDGAAASRVSCFVVGPPPRPGADPEALAALSQAYADVCQRRHVPYAETFEPLRTHEQWHADVAAGDGTHPGQAGYGLLAWLVLHSGWHDWLGAEPAA, encoded by the coding sequence GTGGGCGAGGGACAGCTGCGGATCTGCGTCATCGGGGACGAGCTCACGGCGGGCACCGGCGACGCCCGGGGTCTGGGCTGGGTCGGCCGGGTCATGGCGCGCACGACGACGGAGGAGCCGGCCTTCGTGGCCCAGCTCGCCGTCCCCGGCGAGTCCAGCACCGCCCTGTCGGCGCGCTGGGAGACCGAGTGCCGTCGCCGCTTCGGTGCCCACACCGACAACCGGCTCGTCATCGGGCTGGGCTCCACCGACCTCGACGAGGGGCTCTCGCTGGCCCGGTCGCGGCTCAACCTCGCGAACATCCTCGACGGCGCCGCCGCCTCGCGGGTGAGCTGCTTCGTCGTGGGGCCCCCGCCGCGCCCCGGGGCCGACCCGGAGGCGCTGGCCGCGCTGTCGCAGGCGTACGCCGACGTCTGCCAGCGCCGCCACGTGCCCTACGCGGAGACCTTCGAGCCCCTGCGGACCCACGAGCAGTGGCACGCCGACGTCGCCGCCGGCGACGGCACGCATCCGGGCCAGGCCGGCTACGGGCTCCTCGCCTGGCTCGTCCTGCACTCGGGCTGGCACGACTGGCTGGGTGCCGAGCCGGCCGCCTGA
- the moaA gene encoding GTP 3',8-cyclase MoaA codes for MSVELGLPRARAARGAGARDAATPGGRPDTSGLVDRFGRVAQDLRVSLTDRCNLRCEYCMPAEGFDWLPSREVLSDDEVIHLIRVAVERLGVREVRFTGGEPLLRKGLERIVAATTALRTADGAVPETSLTTNGLGLDRRAAGLAAAGLARVNVSLDSLDRQAYATLTRRDRLPDVLAGIDAAEAAGMTPVKINAVLMRGVNDTEAPELLAYALRRGFELRFIEQMPLGPPERWVRGEMITAAQILAALAERFELTPTDAAERGAAPAERFHVAPSGDLPGGSVGIIASVTQPFCGACDRTRLTADGQVRTCLFSRTETDLRGLVRGGADDEQIAAAWRTAMWGKLAGHGIDDPGFLQPQRPMSAIGG; via the coding sequence ATGTCGGTCGAGCTCGGTCTGCCCCGTGCCCGCGCAGCGCGCGGCGCGGGCGCGCGGGACGCCGCGACGCCGGGCGGCCGACCGGACACGTCCGGGCTGGTGGACCGCTTCGGCCGGGTCGCCCAGGACCTGCGCGTCTCGCTCACCGACCGGTGCAACCTGCGCTGCGAGTACTGCATGCCGGCCGAGGGATTCGACTGGCTGCCCAGCCGGGAGGTCCTCTCCGACGACGAGGTGATCCATCTCATCCGGGTCGCCGTCGAGCGGCTCGGCGTGCGGGAGGTCCGCTTCACCGGCGGGGAGCCGCTCCTGCGCAAGGGTCTGGAGCGGATCGTGGCGGCGACGACGGCCCTGCGCACCGCCGACGGTGCCGTGCCCGAGACCTCGCTGACGACGAACGGGCTGGGCCTGGACCGCAGGGCCGCTGGGCTCGCCGCTGCCGGGCTCGCCCGGGTCAACGTCTCCCTCGACTCCCTCGACCGGCAGGCCTACGCCACGCTCACCCGTCGGGACCGGCTCCCCGACGTCCTGGCGGGGATCGACGCCGCGGAGGCCGCCGGCATGACGCCGGTGAAGATCAACGCCGTGCTCATGCGCGGGGTCAACGACACCGAGGCGCCCGAGCTCCTCGCCTACGCCCTGCGCCGCGGGTTCGAGCTCCGCTTCATCGAGCAGATGCCGCTCGGCCCGCCCGAGCGCTGGGTGCGCGGGGAGATGATCACGGCGGCGCAGATCCTCGCGGCCCTGGCCGAGCGTTTCGAGCTCACACCCACCGACGCCGCCGAGCGTGGTGCCGCACCGGCGGAGCGGTTCCACGTCGCCCCCTCCGGCGACCTGCCCGGCGGCTCCGTGGGCATCATCGCCTCGGTGACCCAGCCGTTCTGCGGCGCCTGCGACCGCACCCGGCTGACCGCGGACGGGCAGGTGCGAACCTGTCTCTTCTCGCGCACCGAGACCGACCTGCGCGGCCTGGTCCGCGGCGGGGCGGACGACGAGCAGATCGCCGCGGCCTGGCGCACCGCGATGTGGGGCAAGCTCGCCGGGCACGGCATCGACGACCCCGGCTTCCTGCAGCCCCAGCGGCCCATGAGCGCGATCGGAGGCTGA
- a CDS encoding MoaD/ThiS family protein: protein MTAVTTTTVTVHLRYFAAAAEAAGVAAEDLTLPAGATAADLTDLLAVRHGSELGRILGISSLLVDDVVREEPDAPLAAGDRPAVRVDVLPPFAGG, encoded by the coding sequence ATGACTGCCGTGACCACCACCACCGTCACCGTCCACCTGCGGTACTTCGCCGCCGCCGCCGAGGCGGCCGGCGTCGCCGCGGAAGACCTCACGCTCCCCGCCGGTGCCACCGCAGCCGACCTCACCGACCTGCTCGCCGTCCGGCACGGGTCCGAGCTGGGCCGGATCCTCGGCATCTCCAGCCTCCTCGTCGACGACGTCGTCCGCGAGGAGCCCGACGCCCCGCTCGCAGCCGGGGACCGCCCGGCCGTGCGCGTGGACGTCCTGCCCCCGTTCGCCGGCGGCTGA
- a CDS encoding DMSO/selenate family reductase complex A subunit, whose translation MSAPPVPPGPTTVPRRSFLKWSAAAGGSAALVGAGAYFGGMPGVGPASAATTANGLDVDRTVWSSCNVNCGSRCPLRMQVKDGRIVRVLPDDTGDDSLGSQQIRACVRGRAFRQRVYNADRLKKPMKRVGERGSGEFVEISWDEALGTVAGELRRVIDTYGNEAVFYHYGSGSTGGNITKRGTWPRLLNCLGGYLAQYGDYSTAQITGAYPFHYGAWLPSNSFEDAKNSRLQVMFGNNPLETRMSGGGETFVTQQTKKLTGLRTIMIDPRYSESAVGLGDEWVPIRPGTDAALVAAMAHVMISENLQDQEFLDTYCQGFDEEHMPEGVPAGNSYTAYVLGEGTDAVAKTPEWASHITGVPAPTIVRLAREIASTKPCAITQGWGPQRSANGENQARAIFTLAAMTGNIGITGGGNGAREGNYALPLAKFPLLDNPVTTAISCFSWTDAIDHGPEMTALNAGVRGKEKLDVGIKLIVNNASNTLINQHSDSNRTAELLKDESKCEFIVVIDNQMTASAKFADILLPDTTNVEQADVIPNGYAGEMGYLIMADKVIEPLFDSRTGYDMCTDIARRLGVEDQFTEGRTQEEWITHLLDLTRVDVPDLPSERELWEIGVYRQINPNGTTVAMKDFREDPEANPLGTPSGKIEIFSEPLWQMAQEWELPEGDRITALPEHVATWEGAEEARGNADHPLQCIGHHYKSRTHSSYGNVPWLQEAHPQVVWINPADAKARGIMNDDVVHVLNDRGRIQLLARVTPRIAPGVVSVPQGAWYRPDGNGLDTGGNVNTLTSWRPSPLAKGNAQHTTLVNIVKA comes from the coding sequence ATGAGCGCGCCGCCCGTCCCACCGGGGCCCACCACCGTCCCCCGCAGGTCGTTCCTCAAGTGGTCGGCCGCCGCCGGTGGCAGCGCTGCGCTCGTCGGCGCAGGCGCGTACTTCGGCGGCATGCCCGGCGTCGGGCCCGCGAGCGCCGCGACGACGGCGAACGGCCTGGACGTCGACCGGACGGTCTGGTCCTCCTGCAACGTCAACTGCGGGTCCCGGTGCCCCCTGCGCATGCAGGTCAAGGACGGCCGGATCGTGCGCGTGCTGCCGGACGACACCGGCGACGACTCGCTCGGTTCGCAGCAGATCCGCGCGTGCGTGCGTGGGCGGGCATTCCGGCAGCGGGTCTACAACGCCGATCGCCTCAAGAAGCCGATGAAACGGGTGGGTGAACGCGGTTCCGGCGAGTTCGTCGAGATCTCCTGGGACGAGGCACTCGGCACCGTCGCAGGAGAGCTGCGCCGGGTCATCGACACCTACGGCAACGAGGCTGTCTTCTACCACTACGGCTCCGGCTCCACGGGTGGCAACATCACCAAGCGCGGAACGTGGCCGAGACTTCTGAACTGCCTCGGCGGCTACCTTGCCCAGTACGGCGACTACTCCACGGCACAGATCACCGGCGCCTACCCGTTCCACTACGGGGCATGGCTGCCCAGCAACTCCTTCGAGGATGCGAAGAACTCGCGGCTGCAGGTGATGTTCGGCAACAACCCGCTCGAGACCCGCATGAGCGGCGGCGGCGAGACGTTCGTGACCCAGCAGACGAAGAAGCTCACCGGGCTCCGGACGATCATGATCGATCCGCGCTACTCGGAGTCAGCCGTGGGGCTCGGTGACGAGTGGGTGCCCATCCGTCCCGGCACCGACGCCGCCCTGGTCGCAGCCATGGCTCACGTGATGATCTCGGAGAACCTTCAGGACCAGGAGTTCCTGGACACGTACTGTCAAGGATTCGACGAGGAGCACATGCCCGAGGGGGTGCCCGCGGGCAACTCCTACACCGCCTACGTCCTGGGCGAGGGCACGGACGCAGTCGCGAAGACGCCGGAGTGGGCGTCCCACATCACCGGCGTTCCTGCGCCGACGATCGTGCGCCTGGCCCGTGAGATCGCTTCGACCAAGCCCTGCGCGATCACACAGGGCTGGGGCCCCCAGCGGAGCGCGAACGGCGAGAACCAGGCTCGGGCCATCTTCACGCTGGCCGCCATGACCGGGAACATCGGGATCACGGGGGGAGGAAACGGTGCGCGAGAGGGGAACTACGCCCTGCCGCTGGCCAAGTTCCCGCTCCTCGACAACCCCGTCACCACAGCGATCTCATGCTTCTCGTGGACCGATGCCATCGATCACGGCCCGGAGATGACGGCACTGAACGCCGGCGTCCGGGGCAAGGAGAAGCTCGACGTCGGCATCAAGCTTATCGTCAACAACGCGTCCAACACCCTGATCAACCAGCACTCCGACTCAAACCGGACGGCCGAGCTGCTGAAGGACGAGTCAAAGTGCGAGTTCATCGTCGTGATCGACAACCAGATGACCGCGTCCGCCAAGTTCGCGGACATCCTCTTGCCGGACACCACCAACGTGGAGCAGGCCGACGTCATCCCCAACGGCTACGCGGGTGAGATGGGCTACCTCATCATGGCCGACAAGGTCATCGAGCCCCTCTTCGACTCCCGGACCGGGTACGACATGTGCACCGACATCGCGAGGCGTCTCGGGGTCGAGGATCAGTTCACCGAGGGCCGCACCCAGGAGGAGTGGATCACCCACCTTCTTGACCTCACCCGCGTGGACGTGCCCGACCTCCCCAGCGAGCGGGAACTTTGGGAGATCGGCGTCTACAGGCAGATCAACCCGAACGGCACGACCGTTGCGATGAAGGACTTCCGTGAAGACCCAGAGGCGAACCCTCTCGGGACGCCCTCGGGGAAGATCGAGATCTTCTCGGAACCACTCTGGCAGATGGCGCAGGAGTGGGAGCTTCCCGAAGGGGACCGGATCACCGCCCTGCCCGAGCACGTTGCGACGTGGGAGGGCGCCGAGGAGGCCCGCGGCAACGCCGACCACCCGCTCCAGTGCATCGGCCACCACTACAAGTCCCGCACGCACTCCTCCTACGGCAACGTTCCCTGGCTCCAGGAGGCTCATCCCCAGGTGGTGTGGATCAACCCGGCCGACGCGAAAGCTCGAGGAATCATGAACGACGACGTCGTTCACGTCCTCAACGACCGCGGACGGATCCAGCTTCTCGCGCGTGTGACGCCGCGAATCGCACCGGGCGTCGTCTCGGTGCCACAAGGCGCCTGGTACCGCCCGGACGGCAACGGACTCGACACGGGCGGAAACGTCAACACCCTGACCAGCTGGCGCCCGTCCCCGCTCGCCAAGGGCAACGCCCAGCACACCACGCTCGTCAACATCGTCAAGGCCTGA
- a CDS encoding DMSO/selenate family reductase complex B subunit, whose translation MATQLGFLFDQTLCTGCKACQIACKDKNDLPVGVTWRRVAEYSGGTWQQDGDTFVPNVFAYYTSISCNHCENPVCVEVCPTTAMHKDENGIVTVDEDKCVGCRYCEWACPYSAPQFNPETGHMSKCDMCADYRADGQDPACVAACPSRALAWGPIDELRAEHGTLAGVEPLPDPSITRPNLVITPHRDAQPSGAGTGALANPEEL comes from the coding sequence ATGGCAACCCAGCTCGGTTTCCTCTTCGACCAGACGCTGTGCACCGGCTGCAAGGCCTGCCAGATCGCGTGCAAGGACAAGAACGACCTGCCCGTCGGAGTGACCTGGCGCCGCGTCGCGGAGTACAGCGGCGGCACCTGGCAGCAGGACGGGGACACGTTCGTCCCCAACGTCTTCGCGTACTACACCTCGATCTCGTGCAACCACTGCGAGAACCCGGTGTGCGTGGAGGTCTGCCCCACCACAGCCATGCACAAGGACGAGAACGGCATCGTCACCGTCGACGAGGACAAGTGCGTCGGGTGTCGCTACTGCGAGTGGGCGTGCCCCTACTCGGCGCCGCAGTTCAACCCCGAGACCGGGCACATGTCCAAGTGCGACATGTGCGCCGACTACCGCGCGGACGGTCAGGACCCGGCGTGCGTCGCGGCCTGCCCGTCCCGGGCCCTGGCCTGGGGCCCGATCGACGAGCTGCGCGCCGAGCACGGCACCCTCGCCGGCGTCGAGCCCCTGCCCGACCCGTCGATCACCCGCCCCAACCTCGTCATCACCCCGCACCGCGACGCCCAGCCCAGCGGGGCCGGCACCGGCGCCCTGGCCAACCCCGAGGAGCTGTGA
- a CDS encoding DmsC/YnfH family molybdoenzyme membrane anchor subunit produces the protein MNTHELPMMVFTLFAQMSVGAFVVLGVVQMVAARRYGREAVDRITDPVLYAIGPVMVLGLVASMFHMNDVGNTLNVLRHVATSWLSREIIFGAGFAALGFLFAAAQWFKWGTFRQRQGLAALTALVGLVLVWSMSMIYYSLVAVPAWHSWTTPAQFFTTALLLGALAVGAALMGTLMVRRRRSGATRADLADSSLIAGTLKGIGIAAVVLLGAEFLIIPLHIANLAGAGGAAGTSAEVFTGAWFVARLVLVFLGAGLLAVLLFRYASPDARPRTLAVLATAAFALVLAGELIGRSQFYDSMTRIGM, from the coding sequence GTGAACACCCACGAGCTGCCCATGATGGTCTTCACCCTCTTCGCCCAGATGAGCGTCGGCGCCTTCGTCGTCCTCGGCGTCGTCCAGATGGTCGCCGCCCGCCGCTACGGCCGCGAAGCCGTCGACAGGATCACCGACCCCGTCCTCTACGCCATCGGACCGGTGATGGTCCTCGGGCTCGTGGCGTCCATGTTCCACATGAACGACGTCGGCAACACGCTCAACGTCCTGCGGCACGTCGCCACCTCGTGGCTCAGCCGGGAGATCATCTTCGGGGCGGGCTTCGCGGCCCTGGGGTTCCTCTTCGCCGCGGCGCAGTGGTTCAAGTGGGGCACCTTCCGCCAGCGCCAGGGCCTCGCGGCCCTCACCGCCCTCGTCGGCCTGGTGCTGGTGTGGTCGATGTCGATGATCTACTACTCGCTCGTCGCCGTCCCGGCGTGGCACTCCTGGACCACCCCGGCGCAGTTCTTCACGACGGCTCTGCTCCTCGGGGCGCTGGCCGTCGGTGCCGCCCTCATGGGCACGCTCATGGTGCGACGCCGCCGGAGCGGAGCGACCAGGGCCGACCTCGCCGACAGCTCCCTCATCGCCGGGACGCTCAAGGGCATCGGGATCGCTGCGGTCGTCCTGCTCGGGGCGGAGTTCCTCATCATCCCGCTGCACATCGCCAACCTCGCCGGGGCCGGCGGGGCCGCGGGCACCTCGGCCGAGGTGTTCACCGGTGCATGGTTCGTCGCGCGCCTCGTGCTGGTCTTCCTCGGGGCGGGCCTGCTCGCGGTCCTGCTCTTCCGCTACGCCTCCCCCGACGCCCGACCCCGCACGCTCGCGGTGCTGGCCACCGCCGCGTTCGCGCTCGTGCTCGCCGGCGAGCTCATCGGCCGGTCGCAGTTCTACGACTCCATGACCCGCATCGGCATGTAG
- a CDS encoding molybdenum cofactor biosynthesis protein MoaE, whose translation MTFEGAAVPDRLTEPGHRVALADVREGLTTVAECADAVEDAAAGAVVTFGGVVRNHDGGRAVTEIEYVAHPSAAALVAEVAADVATRFPVDAVAVVHRVGVLRVGDVALAAAVSAAHRAEAFAATAELVEEVKRRLPVWKRQVFDGGEHEWTGSA comes from the coding sequence GTGACCTTCGAGGGTGCGGCGGTCCCGGACCGCCTGACCGAGCCCGGTCACCGCGTCGCCCTCGCGGACGTGCGCGAGGGGCTGACGACCGTGGCCGAGTGCGCCGACGCCGTCGAGGACGCCGCGGCGGGGGCCGTGGTCACCTTCGGCGGGGTCGTGCGCAACCACGACGGCGGTCGTGCGGTCACCGAGATCGAGTACGTCGCGCACCCCAGCGCAGCCGCCCTCGTGGCCGAGGTCGCCGCCGACGTGGCGACCCGGTTCCCCGTCGACGCGGTCGCCGTCGTGCACCGGGTCGGGGTGCTGCGCGTGGGTGACGTCGCGCTCGCGGCCGCCGTCTCCGCGGCCCACCGCGCGGAGGCGTTCGCGGCCACGGCGGAGCTGGTCGAGGAGGTCAAGCGGCGGCTCCCGGTGTGGAAGCGGCAGGTCTTCGACGGCGGCGAGCACGAGTGGACGGGCAGCGCCTGA
- a CDS encoding DUF6457 domain-containing protein, whose amino-acid sequence MRGDETEKMAAMNRWLDAVCAELEVDRSVMDANSAALLRLISDVAHGPSRPGAPLTAFLVGLAGASAPGPAAPAVGERIAAVSRLVESWPDAGAPA is encoded by the coding sequence TTGAGGGGCGACGAGACCGAGAAGATGGCCGCGATGAACCGCTGGCTCGACGCCGTGTGCGCCGAGCTCGAGGTCGACCGGTCGGTGATGGACGCCAACTCCGCCGCGCTGCTCCGGCTCATCAGCGACGTGGCGCACGGCCCCAGCCGCCCGGGGGCGCCGCTGACGGCGTTCCTCGTCGGCCTCGCCGGGGCGAGCGCGCCGGGACCGGCCGCGCCGGCCGTCGGCGAGCGCATCGCGGCGGTGAGCCGGCTCGTCGAGTCCTGGCCGGACGCCGGGGCGCCGGCGTGA
- a CDS encoding molecular chaperone TorD family protein translates to MTAAIEPVQPLPPASPDTTVETSVDRLLEDRSLLAVTLDHYAAAFTTLSRLLLTAPTAYVLARVRDPELLDEWPLLMDPDCRRGTALLAESALAGEKQDIVHRDYNRLFVGPERMKAPPYESVHRSEEHLLFEAETMEVRAAYAAFGLAAPRLNKEPDDHIGLELSFAAALCERAMDALESRRDDQLRRLLGGLVSFLSDHLLVWAPRCLTQVANASTTFFYQGVAALGLGTLTSARATFLA, encoded by the coding sequence ATGACCGCCGCCATCGAGCCCGTGCAGCCGCTGCCACCCGCGAGCCCCGACACCACGGTCGAGACGAGCGTCGACCGCCTCCTCGAGGACCGGAGCCTCCTCGCCGTCACGCTCGACCACTACGCCGCGGCGTTCACCACCCTCTCCCGGCTGCTGCTCACCGCACCGACGGCGTACGTCCTCGCCCGGGTGCGCGACCCCGAGCTGCTCGATGAGTGGCCGCTGCTCATGGACCCGGACTGCCGCCGGGGTACCGCACTGCTCGCCGAGTCGGCCCTGGCCGGGGAGAAGCAGGACATCGTCCACCGGGACTACAACCGGCTCTTCGTCGGCCCCGAGCGCATGAAGGCCCCGCCCTACGAGTCGGTGCACCGCTCCGAGGAGCACCTGCTCTTCGAGGCCGAGACCATGGAGGTCCGGGCCGCCTACGCCGCGTTCGGGCTCGCGGCGCCGCGCCTGAACAAGGAGCCGGACGACCACATCGGCCTCGAGCTCAGCTTCGCCGCCGCCCTGTGCGAACGCGCGATGGACGCGCTGGAGTCCCGGCGCGACGACCAGCTCCGCCGTCTGCTGGGCGGCCTCGTGTCGTTCCTCTCGGACCACCTGCTCGTGTGGGCCCCGCGGTGCCTCACCCAGGTGGCGAACGCGTCCACCACCTTCTTCTACCAGGGCGTCGCCGCCCTCGGGCTCGGCACCCTGACCTCCGCCCGGGCGACGTTCCTCGCCTGA
- a CDS encoding 4Fe-4S dicluster domain-containing protein encodes MTLRSLQVWLSHQPEPVDLVLVCAEHPGRDVPGDTGAAGRPDAAAGAGALVRLPGCAATVAPYELVELLDLGARRVRVCLDGCADPARALEHLGPVVAVVAAGTPGRLVLTGARTSDDPVDTSAGDRDAQTDTSNQDEHAVTPRGTATVVPGRATLDLPDRPGTRGRPVRPSRGRHPRRVLDAAHMPVSRRGLLGLGPGAGRGLPPDTVAPGRLAAAVAAVVPTGTDGLEGYPAPASRLSARGCTACGVCVQACQAGALAWRESGTEPVLGTLEQLTAACDGCLRCVTLCPAGALTEAGHRSWADVLSGVPVPVVTLATARCRRCGSRFPTTSGGAWCPVCDFRRRHPFGSVPAPGRPAAAGGPGDGLPPDPSEQAGAGGPASLARAGPWGEPSVRAALRPRPGREGLPCR; translated from the coding sequence GTGACGCTCCGGTCGCTCCAGGTCTGGCTCTCCCACCAGCCCGAGCCCGTCGACCTCGTCCTGGTGTGCGCCGAGCACCCGGGACGAGACGTACCTGGGGATACGGGCGCGGCCGGCCGGCCCGACGCGGCTGCCGGGGCGGGGGCCCTCGTGCGGCTGCCGGGGTGTGCCGCCACCGTGGCGCCGTACGAGCTCGTCGAGCTGCTCGACCTCGGGGCGCGCCGGGTGCGGGTCTGCCTCGACGGCTGCGCCGACCCCGCCCGCGCGCTCGAGCACCTCGGACCCGTCGTCGCCGTCGTCGCCGCCGGGACGCCGGGACGCCTCGTCCTCACGGGCGCCCGCACGTCTGACGACCCGGTCGACACCTCGGCCGGGGACCGGGACGCCCAGACCGACACGTCGAACCAGGACGAACACGCCGTCACGCCAAGGGGCACCGCCACGGTCGTGCCCGGGCGGGCGACCCTGGATCTGCCCGACCGTCCTGGCACCAGAGGTCGTCCCGTCCGACCGTCCCGCGGCAGGCACCCACGCCGGGTCCTCGACGCCGCGCACATGCCGGTCTCCCGTCGCGGGCTCCTCGGACTGGGACCCGGCGCCGGGCGGGGGCTCCCCCCGGACACCGTCGCGCCGGGACGGCTCGCCGCGGCGGTGGCAGCCGTCGTCCCCACCGGCACCGACGGTCTGGAGGGGTACCCGGCGCCGGCGAGCCGACTGAGCGCGCGCGGGTGCACGGCCTGCGGCGTCTGCGTCCAGGCCTGCCAGGCCGGGGCGCTGGCGTGGCGTGAGTCCGGCACCGAACCCGTCCTGGGCACGCTCGAGCAGCTCACGGCGGCGTGCGACGGGTGCCTGCGCTGCGTCACCCTGTGCCCGGCCGGTGCCCTGACGGAGGCGGGGCACCGGAGCTGGGCGGATGTCCTGTCGGGCGTGCCCGTGCCGGTCGTCACCCTCGCCACCGCGCGGTGCCGACGCTGCGGCTCCCGCTTCCCCACGACGTCGGGTGGCGCCTGGTGCCCGGTGTGCGACTTCCGGCGGCGCCACCCCTTCGGGAGCGTGCCGGCCCCCGGGCGCCCGGCGGCCGCCGGCGGCCCGGGCGACGGCCTGCCGCCTGACCCGTCTGAGCAGGCCGGCGCCGGAGGACCTGCGTCCCTTGCCCGCGCCGGACCGTGGGGCGAGCCTTCTGTGAGGGCCGCGCTCCGCCCGCGGCCGGGACGGGAGGGTCTGCCATGCCGCTGA
- a CDS encoding ester cyclase, whose product MPLSEADLRSTALAVFRAWNDHDVDAVLGYLAGDVLWDWPVNVGLYGKDAVREELTDTFTGFPDIHFPVEDIELFTRLEPPAVMATWTATGTLSGHLEMGLPVTGRSFHIRGTTLMRLRDEAVGEWTTTFDTFALLQQLGVMPETDELRFRAGVLTTILTDRARTIITARVRRARRR is encoded by the coding sequence ATGCCGCTGAGCGAGGCCGATCTGCGGAGCACCGCCCTGGCGGTCTTCCGGGCCTGGAACGACCACGACGTCGACGCCGTCCTCGGGTACCTGGCCGGTGACGTCCTGTGGGACTGGCCGGTCAACGTGGGCCTGTACGGCAAGGACGCGGTGCGTGAGGAGCTCACCGACACCTTCACCGGCTTCCCCGACATCCACTTCCCGGTCGAGGACATCGAGCTCTTCACCCGGCTCGAGCCACCGGCCGTGATGGCGACATGGACGGCGACCGGCACGCTGAGCGGCCACCTCGAGATGGGTCTGCCGGTCACCGGCCGGTCCTTCCACATCCGCGGCACCACGCTCATGCGGCTCCGTGACGAGGCCGTGGGCGAGTGGACGACGACGTTCGACACCTTCGCCCTGCTCCAGCAGCTGGGCGTGATGCCCGAGACCGACGAGCTGCGTTTCCGCGCCGGTGTGCTCACGACGATCCTCACCGACCGGGCGCGCACGATCATCACCGCCCGGGTCAGGAGGGCACGTCGGCGCTGA